Genomic window (Paenibacillus sp. PK3_47):
TGATCGCTGCCCCGAGCACCAGGGAGATCAGGATGGTCAGAACCGCATTTCCAAAAGTTAGCGCCGCAGTATCGGAAACGGTGGTAAAAATGGAATCAAGCATACAGTGCACTCTCGCTTTCTACTTTGCTGTTTCTCAGCATTTTTTTGTATTCATTGCCGTATTTGGAGAAGCTGGTCCGGTACATCTGGTGTTCGGAGAGCATTTTGGACAGCCAGACCGGAATGGTCTTCTCGGCTTTGACTTCCATCAGCCATTGTCCCGGCTCCATCAGCAGCTCGCCATAGGTGCCGTGCTCCATATTCAGATCACACCGCCGGCTTCTGATATTCGTATCAAAGGTGATGCGGAGATCCCGGTTATTTTTGCAGAACAGCGCCTTTCGGTCATAGGACAGATACACCATCGGCTTCAGATCGTAGCAGCTCAGGAAGTACCTGATTTCCTCAACCACCTGCTTGTTCATGTAGTCCTTGTATTCCGGCGGGATGCCGGTGCGGACAAAATCGTAAGCTTCATGCAGCTTAAGCGATGTTCTTCTTTTGTTGACGAGTCCGAAGACCTTCTTCTTGATTTCCAGGTAGACCTTCGAATCCTTATCCGGAACACCGTAGGCTCTGAGACGGAGTTTCTCTTTGTACTTGGGCTTCGACAGGCTGTTGCGGATCAGCGTATTGCTCGGTGTGTCATAGTACAGATTAGTAATGGAATAAAACTCATGCTGTTTGTTGAAATCATCCGGTTCCATATATTCAAGCAGCTCATTATAGATTTTGAGATACGACTCATTATCAAGCAGATATTTGTTCTCGTACCGGTTGAATACCTCGATCGCCATGGGGTTCAAATCCTTTCTGGTTCAGTGTTTCGTGTGCCGCACTTGGCTTATGAATGTATCTTAGCGTCCGAACCTTTAGTGAATCTTAAATGGTTTTACATGGTTCTGATTTTTTTACACGGAGTTAACAATTGGTTTGATATATAGTAGAAGGCTTATAATTTGTCCTGAAAAAAGAATTCATTAAGTTTCATTAAAGGTAATGTTGTTATAATGGCGTAAGCTTAAGAACTTACCAATCAAGCACAAGCAGGGGATGACTGACTAATGAGAATACTGATCGTAGAAGATGAGGTGCACCTGGCCGAGGCCGTGACCCAAATCCTGAAAAAGCATAACTACTCCGCAGACGCAGTCCATGACGGCAGAACAGGCCTGGATTACGCGCTGAGCGGGATCTATGATCTGCTGCTGCTCGACATCATGATGCCGGAGATGGATGGGATCAGCCTGCTGCGGACGCTGCGGACCCAAGGTATAGCGACACCCGTGATCTTCCTGACTGCAAAGGGTGAAACTGCGGATATGGTAACAGGCCTGGACTACGGGGCGGATGACTATATTGCCAAGCCCTTTTCATCAGAAGAGCTGTTGGCCAGAATGCGGGCGGTGCTGCGGCGCAAAGGCGAGGTGCTGCCGGATGATGCGCTGAAATTCGGGGATCTGGAGCTGAACACGACGAATTTGCGGCTGTCAGTGAAAGGCAAAGAAATGAAGCTTAACCTTAAGGAGAATGAGCTGCTGGAGCTGCTGATCGTACGCAAACAGTCGGTTACCTCCAAGGAGCAGATCATTGAGAAGCTGTGGGGCTTTGATTCCGAAGCCGAGCATAACAATGTCGAGGTCTATATTTCTTTTTTGCGTAAAAAGCTTACGTTCCTGGGATCAGCGGTACGCATCAGCACGATCCGTAACGTCGGCTATGTCCTAGAGGTGAATGCCTGATGTTCAAAAAGCTCAGAAACCGCTTCTTAATCGTAAACCTGGCGACCATCTCCGTAATGATGCTGGCTGCGTTTGCTACCATCTATATCATTAACTATCTGAACGTCCGCAATGATATTAATATGGACCTCCAGCGGATTACCGAAGCCTTCCAGAAGCCGGGCATCGGCGAGCACCGCGGCGGAGGAATTGACGGCGGTACCGGTGGCGCTGCTGAAGCGGGGATAGACGGCGGCATGCCGCGTCTGGATAGCGGGGCCTTCGGCAGAATGGGCGGTGGCAATCCGCCGCCGGAGCGTTCCATCTCCTTCATGATTGAAACAGATAACGAGTGGAAGCAGACCGGTACACCGGCTTCACAGTTCAGCATGGACGATGAATTTTATGCGCAGGCG
Coding sequences:
- a CDS encoding polyphosphate polymerase domain-containing protein — encoded protein: MAIEVFNRYENKYLLDNESYLKIYNELLEYMEPDDFNKQHEFYSITNLYYDTPSNTLIRNSLSKPKYKEKLRLRAYGVPDKDSKVYLEIKKKVFGLVNKRRTSLKLHEAYDFVRTGIPPEYKDYMNKQVVEEIRYFLSCYDLKPMVYLSYDRKALFCKNNRDLRITFDTNIRSRRCDLNMEHGTYGELLMEPGQWLMEVKAEKTIPVWLSKMLSEHQMYRTSFSKYGNEYKKMLRNSKVESESALYA
- a CDS encoding response regulator transcription factor; the encoded protein is MRILIVEDEVHLAEAVTQILKKHNYSADAVHDGRTGLDYALSGIYDLLLLDIMMPEMDGISLLRTLRTQGIATPVIFLTAKGETADMVTGLDYGADDYIAKPFSSEELLARMRAVLRRKGEVLPDDALKFGDLELNTTNLRLSVKGKEMKLNLKENELLELLIVRKQSVTSKEQIIEKLWGFDSEAEHNNVEVYISFLRKKLTFLGSAVRISTIRNVGYVLEVNA